A window of the Artemia franciscana chromosome 3, ASM3288406v1, whole genome shotgun sequence genome harbors these coding sequences:
- the LOC136024976 gene encoding small ribosomal subunit protein bS18m-like, whose amino-acid sequence MSLLRPLRNSLRAIVSIPRVPIQGQGIRLNSDVAASGKNNELDLLPEDVNPYEVEKPVCLLCKYDVPVDYKNVRFLSQFVSPFTGRIYGRHITGLCERQQIIVEKAILQSRRMRLMPENRKHPEYIRDPQLFDVNRPLRPHRF is encoded by the exons ATGTCTCTCTTGAGGCCGTTGC GTAATTCACTTAGAGCAATTGTTTCCATCCCAAGAGTACCTATTCAGGGACAAGGCATAAGATTAAATAGTGATGTAGCAGCCTCTGGAAAGAATAATGAACTAGAC ttgttgccAGAGGATGTAAATCCATATGAAGTAGAGAAGCCTGTGTGTTTACTATGTAAATACGACGTACCTGTTGATTACAAGAATGTCAGGTTCTTATCCCAATTTGTATCGCCTTTTACTGGACGAATTTATGGTCGCCATATCACTGGTCTTTGTGAAAGACAACAAATTATCGTGGAAAAAGCAATTTTACAGTCTAGACGAATGC ggttgatgCCAGAGAACCGAAAACACCCAGAATATATTAGAGATCCACAACTTTTTGACGTGAATAGACCACTTCGCCCTCACAGGTTCTAG